The following is a genomic window from Hyphomicrobiales bacterium.
GATCGTATAGACTTCGTCGTGCCGGCCGTTTACCAAGAGCACTCTGTCGCCAATTGAAAATGCCATCAGTTCATCCCCTTCGGACCAGCCAGAACAAGTAAGCTTTCGGGATAGATCGCCTGGAGAATTTCCCCCGACTGCGACTCTATCCGGCGAATGAGATACGTGTTCTCGGCATATGCATGCCGCGTCTGGGCAATCACTTCCCAAACCACTTCGGTGTGCAGGATTTTCACGATACTCAGCATGTCGAACGCGAAATCGTCGTTCGTCATGCCGCTCTCCGAATGGGGATAACCTCCGCGATACGCGGGATCGGGGCCGCCATAGCTACGGCAGGCGCCGTGCTCTCGTCCTCGTCCGCCGGCTCGATCTCTGTCGTCCAGAGGGCGCGTCTCCTCAAATCTCCTTCATTGTCATCGTATTCGACAACAACCTGCTCGCCCTGGCTGTTGCGTCTGACCTCGATCACACGTCCTTCGATGTTCGCTCGAACGTAGTCACCAATTTCGTATTCTGCTTCCGACATGACTTTACCTTCGTCATGTGGTTCTTATCCCGGCGGCCGAGCCGCTGCGGTCGTGAGTTGCCCCACGGCGGAACGCTGGAGTGCAGCGCTCGGCGGTGGGCTATGGCGCACGGCGCCATAGCTATGGGCTAACTGCTCGCCTCATCGCGAGATAGACCTCGACCGCAAGGTCGATTGGGTCAGGCCCGCTGCAGTGCTTGCAGTGGCCTCCATATTTGGCAGCCGCCGCCTCGCCCGCGAGCAACATTGCCCGGCTGATCTCGGGCTCGTGCGCCGTCAGCTCGGCCTCGCGCCTGTCCGCCTCCTCGGCCCGCCAGTCCGCCATCTCAGCGGCTTTGGCCCGGTCCCTCCATGATGCCATGATCGTCCCCCCCCTACGGTAATTGACCCGTGCCGTTAACATTTTTCAAGGTCTGTGTTTTCTTGGATGGTGAGAGAGCGGGGCGCCCGCGATGTGGGTTGCGCTGGTGGAATGGCCCCACTCTCTTGGGGTTGGTGGGGTGGGGCGAACCCTCTGTGGTTTGCTCCGAGTTCCTGGCCCCTACCCCCACCAAGTTCTCCTATGACGGCCGTCGGCCGTCATAGGGTGCGGGCGCTACGACCACGGGTTCCGATATCGCCATGGCCCGCACAAGGGGATGACGTGAGATAGGCGCACGATCTGTGGGTTGCGCCGCAACATTGTCCCATCTCACGTCAAACGGTTTGGGGCGAGCGCCGCTACGGTGGGTTGCGCTACGCCGATGGCCCGCCCCGGCAGCGCTATGCGCGCCGCCATTCAAGATAGAGATGTTTCAGCACTCGCTTCTCGACATACCGCAGAGCTCGGTTTGCGACATGCGCGTCGTACGAGTCCTTTCCGGTCTTGGACTCTTTGACTGGCAAGCCAAGCGCCTGCGCCTCGTATCGAGCGCGATCGGTAAAGACCTTCTGGTAATAGGTCGCACCGGGGTCATCCGTGCCGAACGGTGATCGGTACAGCCCCATGCTGCCAATGACATACTGCAATCCGACGCGGGACACAGAGCGACGGCGCTTGCTGTATCCGTGCTTGATCCAGTCGTCTGCGGACGCCCCCGCCCCCGGCCGACCCTGGGCTTTTCCGTCGATCACGGCGAGCCCCATCCGCTTCCACACAGCCGAGACGCTCTTGTAGGTGCCCACGTCCCCGCACTCCCCGACGATGCCGGCAAGCGACATCTCGCCGAGCCCCTTGATGGACTTTGCCCAAGCATGGATCGGGAGGGTGCGGACGAGCTTTACGAGCGACTTCTCATAGGCGGCGCGCTGCTTTTCGATGGGCTCGAGTGCAGCAAGGTGCGGGAAGATGTGCCCCGAATACGGATGAGGCTCACCGGCCTTGATCCGATCGAACGCCGCAGACGCCTCCTTCTTGTCACCGCCAATGGCGCGCCGTAGCAGTGACTTCGCCTGGAGGATCAGCTTTGTCTGTGCCGAGACCATGTCCTGACGCAGCCGCCAAAATTCGATGATCTGGTCTGTCGCCTCCTGGATCTCGGCTGTCGGTTCGTAGGGTGCCAGTGGGATGATGTCTGGGGTGGCATAGGGAGCGGGCGACATGATGGTGGGCGGCGGCGGCGCGCTGGCCCGCTCCCTATGTTTGGGGTTGCTGTTGGCGCGAAATCCATGGGTTGCGCGTGTAGACTGGCCAGCAGCAGATCTTGAATTCCGGGTGGTCGATTGGGCGATCTCGGCGACGGAAAGCATGGGTAGTCTCCTGGGGTGGGGTGCTGAGGGCACTTCAGCGTTGGGTTGCGAATGTTGCCTGGCCCTCAACGAGGGGTGACGATGGGGCGGTCCGGTTAAGGGCTGCGCTGCGCTATTGGCCCCATCGTCATAGAATTGGCTGGCGACAATCGATTGGGTTGCGCGGGAACATTGGCCAGCCGAAGTGGGTCGTGGGCTATCGGACCTTGGGTTGCGCCTGATGGATGGCCCACGCATTCAATTGGGGCGGGCGACAGCTTCATGGGTTGCGCCATCTTCTTGGCCCGCCCCGCCGCTTACGCGGCTTCCTTCCGAGGGGCGGTCTGCAGCCTCTCCAATTCCTTCACGCCCATGACCTCGCCGACGCGCTTGCCGTCCGGCACAGATGCCGCGACGCGCTCAAGCCATCGCCCGGTGCGGATCATGGTCGTGCCCTGCGAGAGGTAGTGCTGGGCGACCGCGAGCACTTCGTCGCCGGTCGCATTCTTCAGCAAAATGGACTTGCCGTTCAGGCGAAGCTCGTAGGAGCTATGGCGGAAAGTGGGTGATGCTGGATTGAGAAAGGCGGCGTATCGAGGCGGGTGTCGAGCCTGCCAGAACCTCTTCGAGAGAGCGATACGCCATGAACGCATCTACCAATGTTTTACGCCTGCGTCAGCCCAATGAGATTGACGATCCCCTGACGGATATTCTGCGAACCGGTGCCCGCAAGTTGCTGGCTCAAGCCATCGAGATCGAAGCCGAGGCTTATCTCGCCAGCATGCGCGATCTGAAGCTGCCGGATGGACGCGAACGCCTGGTCCGGCACGGCCATGGGCCGGAACGGACCATTCAGACCGGCATCGGCCCGGTGGAGGTCAGCCGCGTCAAGATCCGCGATCGTGGTGCTGAGGGAGAGGACCGCATCCGCTTTTCCTCGGCGATCCTGCCGAAATGGGCGCGCCGCACCAAAAGCCTGGATGCGCTGCTGCCGATCCTCTACCTGCGCGGGCTCTCGACCGGCGACTTCCAGGAGGCGCTCTCAGCCTTGCTCGGCAAGGATGCTCCGAACCTCTCGCCCTCCGCCATTACCCGACTGACGGGCGAATGGCAGGCCGAGTACGAGCATTGGCAGGCGCGGGACCTGTCGGCCCGCCGATACGTCTACGTCTGGGCCGACGGCGTCTATCTCCAGGCCCGGATGGAGGATCAGGCCGAATGCATGCTGGTGCTGATCGGCGCCACGCCGGAGGGCAAGAAGGAACTGGTCGGCTTCCAGGCCGGGGTGCGCGAGAGCGCCCAGAGCTGGCGCGAGCTTCTCGTCGAGATCAAGCGAAGGGGCCTGTCCATCCCACCCCGGATCGCCGTCGGGGATGGGGCACTGGGCTTCTGGAAAGCGCTCGACGAGCTCTTTCCCGGCACGCATCATCAGCGCTGCTGGCTGCACAAGACCGCCAACGTGCTCAACAAGGTGCCGAAATCCGTGCAACCGGGCCTGAAGGCGGCCCTGCGGGAGATCTATCTCGCGCCCACCCGCGCGCAGGCCGAGGTGGCCGTCGATCTGTTTGCCGAGGCCTACCAGGCGCGCTATCCCAAGGCAGTGGAGTGCGTGCGCAAGGACCAGCGGGCGCTGCTGGCGTTCTATGACTGGCCGGCGGAACACTGGATCCATCTGCGCACGACGAACCCAATTGAGAGTGTGTTCGCTACGGTCCGACACCGTACGGTGCGTACCAAGGGCTCGCTGTCGCCGACCACCGCCCGGCTGATGGTGTTCAAGCTGGTGATGGCGGCCGCGAAGAGCTGGCGGAGATTGATGGGCGAAAACCAGTTGCCCAAGGTGATCGCCGGTGTCAGGTTTAAGGACGGCAGCGAGGTCATTCCGATGCCGACAAACAGCGCCGCCTGATCGGCCCGTCACCCAATATCCATCATAGCTCAGCTCGTAGTCGAGGATGCTGTGGGTCACCGCCGCGCCAAACCGCGCTGCTCTGGTTCTCGCCCTGTTTAAGCTGGTCGGTGTGGGCTCAACGCGAAGAGGCGTCCGAATTGCCTCGTTTCGAGCGCGAGCCGCCTCGCCTATCGCAACGTCCGCCCAACGGCGAAAAATATCCTCGTGCCAGTCCCTGCGGCGACGTGCCACCGATATCAGTTTCTTCGACGCGGCGGAGCGGTCGCCGGCACATTCATCCAACAGGCGCGCCGCAATACTGGTCGCGCTCTCAGGCTCGATCGGATGTAATCTCAGGTCTGGTGCTGGTGTCATTCCGGTATCTTTCTTTAAGCCGCGAACTGAGCCGGCTCGCCGACCTTGTGACGTGCCTCGTCGAGCAATCCGCGCGGATAAATGTTGACCGCGCCTGTGAGTTTCTGCCCGTCCCGCGTATATTCGCGGGTGTGCTTCTCGAGCTTGATGCCGCGCTCTCGGGCCAGCTTGCTTGCCGCCGCCGCAAGAGTGCGCCTGTAGCTCCAATGCCATGACGCTCGGCTGGCCGCCCGATATTGATCCAAGGTCATAAAGGCAGATTGGGCCGCGAGAGCATCGCGCTCAGCCGTGAGCCGCTCGACCTTCGTCTGCAGGAGGGTAATGGCGCGAAGAACAAACTCGTCGTCCGAGAGTTCGCCGGAGGTGACCTTCTCCTCCCCTTTGATATAGGCGCCGTCTTTTCGGATGGCGGGGAGGACAGTTCGCGTGACCCAGTCCTGAAACGTGCGGGCCTGCGGCTTATCCGACCGCATGATGAGTTTGTAGAGTCCGGATTCGGAGATGATCGAAGTGGGGTGATGTATCCCCCCAATCTGATTGGGGGGTATCGGCGTTCGTTCATCAGCTGCTAGCTTGACCAGGTGGCGAGTGTACTCGCCCCGTCGCCCAGGCCGAAGGTCTAGCGCCCGGCACACATCAGCCGCCACGAACCACGGCGCACCGTCGATATCGACTACCCGCACATTATGGTTCTGTGTGTCGATGGCGAAGTCAAAGGAGGTGACTGCTTTGCCCATGTCACGCCTCCAGCCGGCGTGCGGCGAGGCGGCGCCCGGTATCGGGCGACAGAGAGACCCGGCCGCCCTGGCGGTCGAAGTCGGGGTCGACATATGGGTGGTAGCTGTCTTCATCGCGCCTGGCACCAGGCGAGAAGCTCAGCATGCGCTGACGTTTGTTGCGGAAGTCAAAGAGCGGACGGAATTGCGTCTGTCTCATGGCGTGGCTCGCGCTGTTTGGGATGATGGAATATCACCGAAGATTCTAATTCTGTCAAACGAATTCTCGGGATTTTCCTTCCCGCTTCACGCCATTGAAATCTAAGCCGTTGTGTGAAATAGAGAATTCAGAAAACTTTTCTCTGAAGGGTATTAAAAATGACGCTCGGGGACCGTGTTCGAAAAGAGCGCGAAGCGCGAGGGTGGACTCAACCATACCTCGCCGAACTAGTCGGGCTGGACGCCAGCACCGTCAACAAGATCGAACTCGGGAAGTCCAGGGTTCCGCGAAACTTTCTCCGAATCGCTGCGGCACTTGGCATGGACGAGGCCGAGGCGCTTCGAATCTTGAACGAGGCGCGCATGCAGGAAGAGGGCGTGGCGCCGAATGACCCGCCCGTCATGACGCGGTTTCGTGTTAAGGGCTCAGCGAAGCCCCTCGGCGCGTTCGGGCCGCTTCCTCAAATGCCGCCCCAAGGGAATAAGACGCTTCCTGTTTTGGGCTACGCGGCTGGCGGAAACACGGGCTCATTCCGCATCAGCGACTCCACATATGACGTTGTGCCATGCCCCCCGCAGCTCGAGCATGTGAGTGGCGCTTACGCGGTCTTTGTCTACGGCGAATCGATGGAGCCGAGGTATTTCCCCGGCGAAACCGTTTACGTGCACCCTCGCCTCCCCGTCGCACGCGGCGACTTTGTCGTTGTCCAATTGAGTGATGAAGGCGAGTCCGAGCCCACAGAGGGAATCGTCAAACAATACGTTGGCCAGG
Proteins encoded in this region:
- a CDS encoding hypothetical protein (Evidence 5 : Unknown function), which encodes MTNDDFAFDMLSIVKILHTEVVWEVIAQTRHAYAENTYLIRRIESQSGEILQAIYPESLLVLAGPKGMN
- a CDS encoding hypothetical protein (Evidence 5 : Unknown function), which translates into the protein MSEAEYEIGDYVRANIEGRVIEVRRNSQGEQVVVEYDDNEGDLRRRALWTTEIEPADEDESTAPAVAMAAPIPRIAEVIPIRRAA
- a CDS encoding hypothetical protein (Evidence 5 : Unknown function) encodes the protein MASWRDRAKAAEMADWRAEEADRREAELTAHEPEISRAMLLAGEAAAAKYGGHCKHCSGPDPIDLAVEVYLAMRRAVSP
- a CDS encoding hypothetical protein (Evidence 5 : Unknown function), whose amino-acid sequence is MVGVGARNSEQTTEGSPHPTNPKRVGPFHQRNPHRGRPALSPSKKTQTLKNVNGTGQLP
- a CDS encoding conserved hypothetical protein (Evidence 4 : Unknown function but conserved in other organisms), which gives rise to MLSVAEIAQSTTRNSRSAAGQSTRATHGFRANSNPKHRERASAPPPPTIMSPAPYATPDIIPLAPYEPTAEIQEATDQIIEFWRLRQDMVSAQTKLILQAKSLLRRAIGGDKKEASAAFDRIKAGEPHPYSGHIFPHLAALEPIEKQRAAYEKSLVKLVRTLPIHAWAKSIKGLGEMSLAGIVGECGDVGTYKSVSAVWKRMGLAVIDGKAQGRPGAGASADDWIKHGYSKRRRSVSRVGLQYVIGSMGLYRSPFGTDDPGATYYQKVFTDRARYEAQALGLPVKESKTGKDSYDAHVANRALRYVEKRVLKHLYLEWRRA
- a CDS encoding hypothetical protein (Evidence 5 : Unknown function); translation: MLKNATGDEVLAVAQHYLSQGTTMIRTGRWLERVAASVPDGKRVGEVMGVKELERLQTAPRKEAA
- a CDS encoding transposase, which translates into the protein MNASTNVLRLRQPNEIDDPLTDILRTGARKLLAQAIEIEAEAYLASMRDLKLPDGRERLVRHGHGPERTIQTGIGPVEVSRVKIRDRGAEGEDRIRFSSAILPKWARRTKSLDALLPILYLRGLSTGDFQEALSALLGKDAPNLSPSAITRLTGEWQAEYEHWQARDLSARRYVYVWADGVYLQARMEDQAECMLVLIGATPEGKKELVGFQAGVRESAQSWRELLVEIKRRGLSIPPRIAVGDGALGFWKALDELFPGTHHQRCWLHKTANVLNKVPKSVQPGLKAALREIYLAPTRAQAEVAVDLFAEAYQARYPKAVECVRKDQRALLAFYDWPAEHWIHLRTTNPIESVFATVRHRTVRTKGSLSPTTARLMVFKLVMAAAKSWRRLMGENQLPKVIAGVRFKDGSEVIPMPTNSAA
- a CDS encoding Bro-N domain-containing protein — encoded protein: MGKAVTSFDFAIDTQNHNVRVVDIDGAPWFVAADVCRALDLRPGRRGEYTRHLVKLAADERTPIPPNQIGGIHHPTSIISESGLYKLIMRSDKPQARTFQDWVTRTVLPAIRKDGAYIKGEEKVTSGELSDDEFVLRAITLLQTKVERLTAERDALAAQSAFMTLDQYRAASRASWHWSYRRTLAAAASKLARERGIKLEKHTREYTRDGQKLTGAVNIYPRGLLDEARHKVGEPAQFAA
- a CDS encoding hypothetical protein (Evidence 5 : Unknown function) — encoded protein: MRQTQFRPLFDFRNKRQRMLSFSPGARRDEDSYHPYVDPDFDRQGGRVSLSPDTGRRLAARRLEA
- a CDS encoding hypothetical protein (Evidence 5 : Unknown function), with protein sequence MRLSHGVARAVWDDGISPKILILSNEFSGFSFPLHAIEI
- a CDS encoding putative Helix-turn-helix transcriptional regulator (Evidence 3 : Putative function from multiple computational evidences), with amino-acid sequence MTLGDRVRKEREARGWTQPYLAELVGLDASTVNKIELGKSRVPRNFLRIAAALGMDEAEALRILNEARMQEEGVAPNDPPVMTRFRVKGSAKPLGAFGPLPQMPPQGNKTLPVLGYAAGGNTGSFRISDSTYDVVPCPPQLEHVSGAYAVFVYGESMEPRYFPGETVYVHPRLPVARGDFVVVQLSDEGESEPTEGIVKQYVGQGDEGLILHEFNPKSVDLPPVPLARVRAIHKIILAGSS